A stretch of Kwoniella dendrophila CBS 6074 chromosome 2, complete sequence DNA encodes these proteins:
- a CDS encoding pantoate-beta-alanine ligase: MFSLSLVRAGIAGPSSLSSINKVLPRTFIRNASNGNGHPHIPVIRTLGQLRRWRKEAREKGLEVGVVPTMGALHEGHLNLVRTSLARHSLTVMTLFVNPMQFAPHEDLSTYPRTFERDLSLLQSILPPPISPRQMRGLVIFAPTPDVMYPLKGELQDLRNHKGVEVDVRGWADVMEGASRPQFFKGVATVCTKLFNAVEPDHAYFGQKDIQQALLLRILVKDLLLSHPSPSNLHILPTTRSSEGLALSSRNAYLTPSELYVSPVLYKALYAAKKLYESEETAEGKDITGEDLIAASTRIILDEQERILSPQTTEPKGKGVELQLDYIETFDKDTFQPIRGPIGENKQFVLAGAIWVGKTRLIDNLLVGWETS; this comes from the exons ATGTTCTCACTATCTCTGGTGAGAGCCGGAATAGCCggaccttcatcattatcatcaataaataaagTACTACCAAGAACGTTCATCAGGAATGCATCGAATGGAAATGGTCATCCACATATACCTGTCATAAGGACTTTAGGTCAGCTGAGAAGATGGAGGAAGGAAGCTAGAGAAAAAGGCTTGGAAGTAGGAGTTGTACCTACA ATGGGTGCACTGCATGAAGGACATCTAAATTTAG TCCGCACATCTCTAGCTCGTCATTCATTAACAGTGATGACCCTGTTCGTCAATCCGATGCAG TTTGCTCCCCATGAAGACCTTTCTACGTATCCGCGAACTTTTGAACGTGACTTATCGCTACTTCAATCAATACTACCTCCACCAATATCACCAAGACAGATGCGTGGATTAG TGATATTTGCACCTACACCTGATGTGATGTATCCTTTGAAAGGAGAATTGCAAGATCTGAGAAATCACAAAGGTGTGGAAGTTGATGTAAGAGGTTGGGCAGACGTTATGGAAGGTGCTTCTAGGC CTCAATTCTTCAAGGGGGTAGCTACAGTCTGTACAAAGCTATTCAATGCTGTGGAG CCTGATCATGCTTACTTTGGACAGAAGGACATACAGCAAGCATTGTTGTTACGAATAC TGGTCAAAGACCTCTTACTATCGCAcccatcaccatcaaatttacataTATTACCTACGACAAGATCTTCAGAAGGATTGGCATTATCATCACGTAATGCATATTTAACACCTTCGGAATTATACGTATCACCAGTATTATATAAAGCTTTATATGCTGCTAAGAAATTGTATGAATCTGAGGAGACTGCCGAAGGAAAAGATATAACGGGAGAAGATTTAATAGCCGCTTCGACGAGAATTATtttagatgaacaagaaCGTATACTTTCTCCTCAAACAACTGaaccaaaaggtaaaggagtaGAATTACAATTGGATTATATTGAaacttttgataaagatacTTTTCAACCTATACGTGGACctataggtgaaaataaaCAATTTGTTCTTGCTGGTGCTATCTGGGTGGGTAAAACTAGATTAATTGATAATCTATTGGTTGGTTGGGAAACTAGTTAG